In one Algiphilus sp. genomic region, the following are encoded:
- a CDS encoding TetR/AcrR family transcriptional regulator gives MAAPSSDTATSATAKEQYAPATARGRATRQRLLDAAIAEFGDKGFHAASVSAITARAGIGQGTFYIYFGSKEACYAVAVENVSRQLRRSLLRGFGHLQLADCLRDSFRAYLEFCVGSPAAMRALDEAPFVDPAMWREHVARLVHCYADLLDRHAAGPVRTDRDTHALAMVGALQAAAHALLDNGTTDGTDLDGDAVRQSEALATLMLHGLGGERLNGSDALGA, from the coding sequence ATGGCTGCCCCCTCTTCCGATACCGCAACGAGCGCCACCGCCAAGGAGCAGTACGCACCCGCGACCGCGCGCGGCCGGGCCACGCGCCAGCGGCTGCTCGACGCCGCCATCGCCGAGTTCGGGGACAAGGGCTTCCACGCCGCCTCGGTGAGCGCGATCACGGCGCGCGCCGGCATCGGCCAGGGGACGTTCTACATCTACTTCGGCTCCAAGGAAGCCTGCTATGCGGTGGCGGTGGAGAACGTCAGCCGGCAGCTCCGTCGCAGCCTGCTGCGCGGCTTCGGTCACCTGCAGCTCGCCGACTGTCTCCGCGACAGCTTCCGCGCCTATCTCGAGTTCTGTGTCGGCAGTCCCGCGGCGATGCGCGCGCTCGACGAGGCGCCCTTCGTCGATCCGGCGATGTGGCGCGAGCACGTGGCGCGCCTGGTGCACTGCTACGCCGACCTGCTCGACCGCCATGCCGCCGGGCCGGTGCGCACCGATCGCGACACGCACGCCCTCGCCATGGTCGGCGCGCTGCAGGCCGCCGCGCACGCGCTGCTCGACAACGGCACGACCGACGGCACCGACCTCGACGGCGATGCCGTGCGTCAGTCCGAGGCGCTGGCCACGCTCATGCTGCACGGCCTGGGCGGGGAACGGCTCAACGGATCGGACGCGCTCGGCGCCTAG